The Iamia sp. SCSIO 61187 genomic sequence ACGCTCGAGGACGAGTGGGGCCTGAGCGACACCCAGCTGGGCGCCATCGTCTCGGTGTTCGTGTTCGTCAGCACCCTCGCCGCCGTCCCCGCCGGGTACGTCGCCGACCACTTCCGCCGCACCCGGGTGATCGGGTGGACGCTGCTCAGCTGGAGCGGGCTGATCCTCCTGTCGGCCACGGCGGTCAACTACGCCAACCTCCTGGTGGCCCGGGCCCTGATGGGCGTGGGCCAGGCCGTCGACGACCCGGCCTCCACCTCGTACCTGGCCGACAGCTACCCGGCCCGGATGCGGGCCCGGGTCTTCGCCTGGCAGCAGGTCAGCTTCTTCGTCGGCGGCGGCATCGGCCTGGCCCTGGGCGGCGCCATCGCCCAGGCGTGGGGCTGGCGGTGGGCCTTCGCCGTGGTCGGGGTGCCCGGCGCCCTCGTCGCCTTCGCCGTGTTCGCCCTCCGCGAGCCGCGGCGGGGCGAGGCCGAGCTGCCCGACACCATGACGTGGGACGAGATCACCGCCCTGCCGCCCCGCGAGGTCGACCGCTCCACCGGCGCCGAGGGCGTGTCCTTCGCCCAGTTCACCCGCCTGGCCGCCACCGAGCTGGTGAGCCAGCTCCGGATGATCTTCGGCATCCGCACCATGCGGTACGTCCTGGTCGGCGTGGGCGCCCTGCTCTTCACCGTGGCGGGCATCGGCACCTGGCTGGCGATCTACCACGACCGCTACTCGGGCATGACCGAGGCGCAGGCCACCGTCCTCACCGGCGGCACCCTCGGCATCGGCGGTCTGGTCGGGACCCTCGCCGGCGGCTGGTTCTCCGACCACTTCCACCACCGGTGGAAGGGGGGACGCATCGTCATCGTGGTGTGGTCGTCGGTGCTGTGCGCCGTCTTGTTCATGGTCTCGTTCGCCATCGACCCGGTGGGCGTCCGCATCGCCCTCCAGTTCGCGGGGGTCACGGCCGCGGCCGGCGCCGCCCCCGGGTTGCGGGCCACCATGCTCGACGTGGTCCCGCCCGAGTCGCGAGGCGTGGGGGCCTCGGCCATGGCCCTCACCACCTCGGTGTTCGGCCAGGCCCTCGCCCCGCTCCTGGTGGGGTGGATCTCCGACGTCACCGGATCGCTGGTGGCGGCGTTCTACATCGTGTTCCCGCCCGTCATCGTCGGGCTGCTGCTGCTGCTCCGGGCCCGCCACACGCTCGAGGCCGACGCCCAGGCGATCATCACCGCCATCGTCGAGGAGAACCAGAAGCTCGAGGCCGAACGGCGCCAGCTCGGTCTCATCGACGCCGCCCCCGACGAGACGAGCGCCACCCGGTGAGCCCACGGCCCCGTCGGTCCGGCGCCGCGGGCCACCCCGGCCCCGCCGGTCAGCGCCCGAGCGAGCGGTGGCGGCGGAGGGCGAGGGGCACGAAGACCGCCAGGAGGGCGAGGGGCCAGGCGACCGCCAGGGCCACGGCGTTCTCGGCCATCCAGGAG encodes the following:
- a CDS encoding MFS transporter gives rise to the protein MTAAEGPADSAPPAPRRYPLWPLTVMALVALVDQVDVSVARGVLPTLEDEWGLSDTQLGAIVSVFVFVSTLAAVPAGYVADHFRRTRVIGWTLLSWSGLILLSATAVNYANLLVARALMGVGQAVDDPASTSYLADSYPARMRARVFAWQQVSFFVGGGIGLALGGAIAQAWGWRWAFAVVGVPGALVAFAVFALREPRRGEAELPDTMTWDEITALPPREVDRSTGAEGVSFAQFTRLAATELVSQLRMIFGIRTMRYVLVGVGALLFTVAGIGTWLAIYHDRYSGMTEAQATVLTGGTLGIGGLVGTLAGGWFSDHFHHRWKGGRIVIVVWSSVLCAVLFMVSFAIDPVGVRIALQFAGVTAAAGAAPGLRATMLDVVPPESRGVGASAMALTTSVFGQALAPLLVGWISDVTGSLVAAFYIVFPPVIVGLLLLLRARHTLEADAQAIITAIVEENQKLEAERRQLGLIDAAPDETSATR